In Microbacterium cremeum, a genomic segment contains:
- a CDS encoding CaiB/BaiF CoA transferase family protein codes for MSTTDGPLAGKTVIDLTTALAGPYATMLLASLGARVIKVENPARGGDSSRNNSPYVTADGLQMRRSAPDDMSVSMMARGRGKESITLNLKHPESRAVFFDLVRNADIVVENYSAGVTRRLGIDYAAVQQVNPRVVYTSISGFGAQGVPGDGKAMDTIIQALSGVMMTAGEPGDAPIRFGLPIGDLVAPLFAVIGTLAAVMDAEATGEGQHVDVSMLGSLTSLVACEPFDALESVGFPLRTGAVVPRLAPFGTFQAADGWFAICAPTDQFAEGTLAAMGTPELVDDPRFSSRDARVTHADQLHGMIADWAAARSTAEVLSALERNGVPAAPVRDTATAVRDDIVTSRREVVPLVHPRYGHFEGLYGSGLPVVFSRSPVDLSRPAPGLGEHTDDVLGALLGYDDERVQGLRRDGVL; via the coding sequence ATGAGCACGACCGACGGGCCCCTCGCGGGCAAGACCGTGATCGACCTGACCACCGCCCTGGCGGGCCCGTACGCGACGATGCTGCTGGCCAGCCTCGGCGCGCGGGTGATCAAGGTCGAGAACCCCGCGCGCGGCGGCGACTCGTCGCGCAACAACTCGCCGTACGTGACCGCGGACGGCCTGCAGATGCGCCGCTCCGCACCCGACGACATGTCGGTGTCGATGATGGCGCGCGGCCGCGGCAAAGAGAGCATCACGCTCAATCTCAAGCATCCCGAGAGCCGCGCCGTGTTCTTCGACCTCGTGCGCAACGCCGACATCGTGGTCGAGAACTACAGCGCGGGCGTGACACGACGACTCGGCATCGACTATGCCGCGGTGCAGCAGGTGAACCCCCGCGTCGTCTACACGTCGATCAGCGGGTTCGGTGCGCAAGGCGTCCCGGGCGACGGCAAGGCGATGGACACGATCATCCAGGCGCTCAGTGGCGTCATGATGACCGCCGGCGAGCCCGGCGACGCGCCGATCCGCTTCGGCCTTCCGATCGGCGACCTGGTCGCGCCGCTGTTCGCGGTGATCGGCACGCTGGCGGCGGTGATGGATGCCGAAGCCACCGGCGAGGGGCAGCACGTGGATGTCTCGATGCTCGGCAGCCTCACGTCGCTCGTGGCGTGCGAGCCCTTCGACGCGCTGGAGTCGGTCGGGTTCCCGCTGCGGACCGGCGCCGTCGTCCCGCGGCTGGCGCCGTTCGGCACCTTCCAGGCGGCGGACGGCTGGTTCGCGATCTGCGCGCCGACGGATCAGTTCGCCGAGGGGACGCTGGCCGCCATGGGCACCCCGGAACTGGTCGACGACCCGCGGTTCTCCTCGCGCGATGCGCGCGTGACCCACGCCGACCAGCTGCACGGCATGATCGCGGACTGGGCGGCCGCCCGCTCCACCGCCGAAGTCCTCTCGGCGCTCGAGCGCAACGGCGTCCCGGCGGCGCCGGTGCGCGACACCGCCACGGCGGTGCGCGACGACATCGTCACCAGCCGGCGCGAGGTCGTGCCGCTCGTGCATCCGCGGTACGGGCACTTCGAGGGGCTGTACGGAAGCGGGCTGCCGGTGGTCTTCTCCCGCAGTCCGGTCGACCTGTCGCGACCCGCTCCCGGCCTCGGCGAGCACACCGACGACGTCCTGGGCGCGCTGCTCGGCTACGACGACGAGCGCGTGCAAGGGCTCCGGCGCGACGGAGTGCTGTGA
- a CDS encoding MarR family winged helix-turn-helix transcriptional regulator codes for MPDINRDPRGTPATDRLNYTAYRLARALNRAAENTALAHGITLPQLLILQVLGEGVPLSNAQVARRTFVSSQAAHVVSGELLASGLIERVEHPTNRRVRLVRLSEAGWATLAECESEIRAREDRLADEIGPDLGETLAEILEHAADVLAGGYFGDKDAEAQAVARRRRPSKGVGMAPV; via the coding sequence GTGCCGGACATCAACAGAGACCCCCGGGGGACTCCCGCGACCGATCGGCTCAACTACACGGCCTATCGACTCGCGCGTGCGCTGAACCGCGCCGCCGAGAACACCGCGCTCGCGCACGGAATCACGCTCCCGCAGCTGCTGATCCTGCAGGTGCTCGGCGAGGGGGTTCCACTGTCGAACGCGCAGGTCGCCCGGCGCACGTTCGTCAGCTCGCAGGCGGCGCACGTGGTCTCGGGCGAGCTCCTCGCGTCGGGGCTGATCGAACGGGTCGAGCACCCTACGAATCGGCGCGTGCGGCTGGTGCGGCTCAGCGAGGCGGGCTGGGCGACGCTCGCCGAGTGCGAGAGCGAGATCCGGGCGCGCGAGGATCGCCTCGCCGACGAGATCGGACCGGACCTGGGCGAGACGCTCGCCGAGATCCTCGAGCACGCCGCCGACGTGCTCGCCGGCGGGTACTTCGGCGACAAGGATGCCGAGGCGCAGGCGGTCGCACGGCGCCGGCGCCCCAGCAAGGGCGTCGGCATGGCGCCGGTCTGA
- a CDS encoding 2-hydroxyacyl-CoA dehydratase family protein, which produces MTGRTAASDRLPSAAEATAYQREWFHSLAARVDGGESLALANADAPHEVLRSLGVPYVVNQWWSSIISAKRAGPGSLGSVAARGLPDYSRQYDVLPLGAQDLPADRAPWGGLPEPRFAITERGGDVTHKIFEQWGRRAGTETFLLSRTAAVPAPEGWWDLVDHRWEDVFGAERIDLLQGEIEELIAWLEERLDRALDRARLAEVMALANEQAEWNRRTRDLLAAARPLPVPVTDIIPSVMVPQWHRGTRWAVDAARRLHDDVADRIGRGVAVWPGERRRLMWIGRGLWSDLEMYRAFQEEFGAVFVWSMYLAIAADGYARYGDDPVRALAARFVGLTDLLYVPPMSSSWYVKEALGHGVDGVVHLVADDTPGGALISAALEERGIPVLEIRGSNADARSIAGVRERIGAFLRDRVPARA; this is translated from the coding sequence ATGACCGGGCGCACCGCGGCATCCGATCGCCTGCCGAGCGCGGCCGAGGCCACCGCCTACCAGCGGGAGTGGTTCCATTCCCTGGCGGCGCGGGTGGACGGAGGGGAGTCGCTCGCGCTGGCGAATGCGGATGCCCCGCACGAGGTGCTGCGCTCGCTCGGCGTGCCGTACGTCGTCAACCAGTGGTGGTCGTCGATCATCTCGGCCAAGCGCGCCGGACCCGGCAGCCTCGGGTCCGTCGCCGCGCGCGGGCTGCCCGACTACAGCAGGCAGTACGACGTGCTCCCGCTCGGCGCCCAGGACCTCCCTGCGGACCGGGCGCCGTGGGGCGGCCTGCCCGAGCCGCGCTTCGCGATCACCGAGAGAGGCGGCGACGTCACCCACAAGATATTCGAGCAGTGGGGCCGCCGCGCCGGCACCGAGACCTTCCTGCTCTCGCGCACCGCCGCGGTTCCCGCCCCGGAGGGCTGGTGGGACCTCGTGGACCACCGCTGGGAGGACGTGTTCGGGGCGGAGCGCATCGACCTGCTGCAGGGAGAGATCGAAGAGCTCATCGCCTGGCTCGAGGAGCGCCTGGATCGTGCCCTGGACCGCGCACGCCTGGCCGAGGTGATGGCGCTGGCCAACGAGCAGGCGGAGTGGAACCGGCGTACCCGCGACCTGCTGGCCGCCGCGCGGCCGCTGCCCGTGCCGGTGACCGACATCATCCCGAGCGTCATGGTGCCGCAATGGCATCGCGGAACCCGATGGGCCGTGGACGCCGCCCGGCGCCTCCACGACGACGTCGCCGACCGCATCGGCCGGGGGGTGGCCGTGTGGCCGGGCGAGCGACGCCGGCTCATGTGGATCGGCCGCGGACTGTGGTCGGACCTCGAGATGTACCGCGCCTTCCAGGAGGAGTTCGGAGCGGTGTTCGTGTGGTCGATGTACCTGGCGATCGCCGCGGACGGGTACGCGCGGTACGGGGACGATCCGGTGCGCGCCCTGGCGGCGCGGTTCGTGGGCCTGACGGACCTCCTGTACGTGCCGCCGATGTCGTCCTCCTGGTACGTCAAGGAGGCGCTGGGGCACGGTGTGGACGGCGTCGTGCATCTCGTCGCCGACGACACGCCGGGCGGCGCCCTGATCTCGGCGGCGCTCGAGGAACGCGGCATCCCGGTTCTCGAGATCCGCGGCAGCAACGCCGACGCACGATCCATCGCCGGCGTGCGCGAGCGGATCGGGGCGTTCCTGCGCGACCGGGTCCCCGCCCGCGCGTGA
- a CDS encoding methylenetetrahydrofolate reductase: MAHPHPASPKAAALVHGFSLEMTGKDVPGLEEARETIPPGTKINVTFLGNEDLEMRVAAAKAVKDMGFVPVPHISARRLESQAQLEEFLDRLREVGATEHVFAVGGDPAEPAGPYPDALTLIRSGLLKKYGAREVSIAGYPEGHPDITGDVLWRHLDEKALALAQQDLGAVILTQFAFDTDPVMTWIDQVRQRGIDAQIRIGTPGPAGIKRLIGFARRFGVGANAMIVKKYGFSLTNLMGTAGPDRFVTDLAELLGADPSPGPGTGHGDVKLHFYTFGGLLATSQWAREFVAAQSSGARR, encoded by the coding sequence GTGGCTCACCCGCACCCCGCTTCCCCGAAGGCGGCCGCGCTCGTGCACGGCTTCTCGCTCGAGATGACCGGCAAGGACGTACCCGGGCTCGAAGAGGCCCGAGAGACCATCCCGCCCGGCACGAAGATCAACGTGACCTTCCTGGGCAACGAAGACCTCGAGATGCGGGTCGCCGCGGCGAAGGCCGTCAAGGACATGGGCTTCGTGCCCGTCCCCCACATCTCGGCCCGCCGCCTCGAGTCGCAGGCCCAGCTCGAGGAGTTCCTCGACAGGCTGCGGGAGGTCGGGGCGACCGAGCACGTGTTCGCCGTCGGCGGCGACCCGGCCGAGCCCGCCGGACCGTATCCCGACGCCCTGACCCTGATCCGCTCGGGCCTGCTGAAGAAGTACGGCGCGCGCGAGGTCTCGATCGCCGGCTACCCCGAGGGCCACCCCGACATCACCGGCGACGTGCTGTGGCGGCACCTCGACGAGAAGGCGCTCGCGCTCGCGCAGCAGGACCTCGGTGCGGTCATCCTCACGCAGTTCGCCTTCGACACCGACCCGGTGATGACGTGGATCGACCAGGTGCGTCAGCGCGGCATCGACGCGCAGATCCGCATCGGCACGCCCGGCCCCGCCGGCATCAAGCGCCTCATCGGCTTCGCGCGCCGCTTCGGCGTGGGCGCGAACGCGATGATCGTGAAGAAGTACGGCTTCTCGCTCACCAACCTCATGGGCACCGCCGGGCCCGACCGGTTCGTCACCGACCTCGCCGAGCTGCTCGGGGCCGACCCGTCGCCAGGCCCGGGGACCGGGCACGGCGACGTCAAGCTGCACTTCTACACGTTCGGGGGGCTCCTGGCCACGTCCCAGTGGGCACGCGAGTTCGTCGCCGCGCAGTCGTCGGGAGCGCGGCGATGA
- a CDS encoding ABC transporter substrate-binding protein, with protein sequence MKKSLATIGVLAAAAIALSGCTDSAAPSNSPTGDAGPEELTTVRVAALPIAETGALWAAMEEGIFEEHGLEIEVVPAQGGANAIPALLSGDIQFAIGQPFGPIRADLQDLGVVIVGNYANSLADGTDVNAVVALGDSGIARPADLAGKKVSVNTLGAAGDLTIRKAVQDDGGDPSTIEFVEVAFPDVPAQLEAGTMDAAWAPDPFRGMILGAGGVSVVAPYQATIPGLTVLTSITTQALLDEDPDLVAAYSAAMAEALEWASDNEDAVRAAIATNLEIPEEAAAGITLPTFTWDLGDAGIEDLGALAVEFEYIETAPDYDRLIQQQ encoded by the coding sequence ATGAAGAAGAGTCTTGCCACCATCGGCGTTCTCGCCGCCGCCGCCATCGCCTTGAGCGGCTGCACCGATTCCGCCGCCCCGTCGAACTCACCCACCGGCGACGCCGGCCCGGAAGAGCTCACCACCGTCCGCGTCGCCGCCCTCCCCATCGCCGAGACCGGCGCGCTGTGGGCAGCGATGGAGGAAGGGATCTTCGAGGAGCACGGCCTCGAGATCGAGGTCGTCCCCGCCCAGGGCGGCGCCAACGCCATCCCGGCGCTGCTCAGCGGCGACATCCAGTTCGCCATCGGACAGCCGTTCGGGCCCATCCGCGCCGACCTCCAGGACCTCGGTGTCGTGATCGTCGGCAACTACGCCAACAGCCTCGCCGACGGCACCGACGTCAACGCGGTCGTCGCGCTCGGCGACTCCGGCATCGCCCGCCCCGCCGACCTCGCCGGCAAGAAGGTGTCGGTCAACACGCTCGGCGCGGCCGGCGACCTCACCATCCGCAAGGCCGTGCAGGACGACGGCGGCGACCCCTCGACCATCGAGTTCGTCGAGGTCGCCTTCCCCGACGTCCCGGCGCAGCTCGAGGCCGGCACGATGGACGCCGCGTGGGCGCCCGACCCGTTCCGGGGCATGATCCTCGGCGCCGGCGGCGTGTCGGTGGTCGCGCCGTACCAGGCCACGATCCCGGGTCTCACCGTGCTCACGAGCATCACGACCCAGGCCCTGCTGGACGAGGACCCCGACCTCGTCGCCGCGTACTCCGCGGCGATGGCCGAGGCGCTGGAGTGGGCCTCCGACAACGAGGACGCCGTGCGGGCCGCGATCGCGACCAACCTCGAGATCCCCGAGGAGGCCGCGGCCGGTATCACGCTGCCGACGTTCACGTGGGACCTCGGCGACGCCGGCATCGAGGACCTCGGCGCCCTCGCGGTCGAGTTCGAGTACATCGAGACCGCGCCCGA
- the purU gene encoding formyltetrahydrofolate deformylase has protein sequence MTAHLEALRDHACLIVHGPDQPGIVAAVTALITRNHGNIVTLDQYSDDPESGEFFQRVVFHRTDLQAALPEIEADLDQTLGPLRLEWRLTDRSIPKRMAILVSTSDHCLLELLWRHRRGELPVTIPMVISNHTGVAEDVRSFGIPFFHVPSQGADKSGAEARILELLTGNVDVVVLARYMQILSSGFLEKVGAPVINIHHSFLPAFIGAAPYRKAKERGVKLIGATSHYVTEDLDEGPIIEQDVARVTHAMTAADLQARGAYVERAVLSRAVQWHAEDRVIRHGNQTIVFT, from the coding sequence ATGACAGCTCACCTCGAGGCGCTGCGCGACCACGCGTGCCTCATCGTCCACGGTCCCGACCAGCCCGGCATCGTCGCGGCCGTCACCGCCCTGATCACGCGCAACCACGGGAACATCGTCACGCTCGATCAGTACTCCGACGACCCCGAGAGCGGCGAGTTCTTCCAGCGCGTGGTATTCCACCGCACCGACCTGCAGGCGGCGCTGCCCGAGATCGAGGCCGATCTCGACCAGACCCTCGGCCCGCTCCGGCTGGAATGGCGGCTGACCGACCGATCCATCCCCAAGCGGATGGCGATCCTCGTCTCGACCAGCGACCACTGCCTGCTCGAGCTGCTGTGGCGGCATCGCCGCGGCGAGCTGCCGGTGACCATCCCGATGGTCATCTCGAACCACACCGGCGTGGCCGAGGACGTCCGCAGCTTCGGCATCCCGTTCTTCCACGTCCCCTCGCAAGGTGCCGACAAGAGCGGGGCCGAGGCGCGCATCCTCGAGCTGCTCACCGGGAACGTCGACGTGGTGGTCCTCGCCCGGTACATGCAGATCCTCTCGAGCGGATTCCTCGAGAAGGTCGGGGCGCCCGTGATCAACATCCACCACTCGTTCCTCCCCGCCTTCATCGGCGCCGCGCCGTATCGCAAGGCCAAGGAGCGCGGCGTCAAGCTCATCGGCGCCACGAGCCACTACGTCACCGAGGACCTCGACGAGGGGCCGATCATCGAGCAGGACGTCGCGCGCGTCACGCATGCCATGACCGCCGCCGACCTCCAGGCCCGCGGCGCCTACGTCGAGCGCGCCGTGCTCTCGCGCGCGGTGCAGTGGCACGCCGAGGACCGCGTGATCCGCCACGGCAACCAGACCATCGTCTTCACGTAG
- the ligM gene encoding vanillate/3-O-methylgallate O-demethylase — translation MANNLQELIDQQNPVEMLRNSQIGSYIYPVVPADFQNWIKEQKAWRDTAVLYDQSHHMDNVFLKGSDAIKLISDTAINSVATFPVNRAKQYVPTTASGHVIGDGILFHEAEDEYVYVGRAPASNWLMYHGETGGYRNLDVTVDRRSPSRPYGDAVSRRYYRFQIQGPAAWQVIEKLNGGPLEQLRFFAMSEMQVGGASVRTLRHGMAGAPGLEIWGPYEDHHRVRDLIVEAGAEFGLVPVGSRAYPSNTLESGWIPSPLPAIYSGEAERGYREWLGIDSYEATGTLAGSFVSQNIEDYYLTPWELGYGSFVKFDHDFIGRDALEKIDPATQRRKVTLAWNPEDVTKIFASLFDTENDSYKFFDLPLANYGSANYDAVTDAGGTVVGFSMFTGYSANEKRALSLATVAPDVPEGAEVTVVWGEPDGGTSKASVEPHRQLEVRAVVSPVPYSTVARQTYHGGWRTGYQQSA, via the coding sequence ATGGCGAACAACCTGCAGGAGCTCATCGACCAGCAGAACCCGGTCGAGATGCTGCGCAATTCGCAGATCGGCTCGTACATCTACCCGGTGGTGCCCGCCGACTTCCAGAACTGGATCAAGGAGCAGAAGGCGTGGCGTGACACCGCCGTGCTCTACGACCAGTCGCACCACATGGACAACGTGTTCCTCAAGGGGTCGGACGCGATCAAGCTGATCTCGGACACCGCGATCAACTCGGTGGCGACGTTCCCCGTGAACCGTGCCAAGCAGTACGTGCCGACGACCGCGTCGGGCCACGTCATCGGCGACGGCATCCTCTTCCACGAGGCCGAGGACGAGTACGTCTACGTCGGCCGCGCGCCCGCGTCGAACTGGCTGATGTACCACGGTGAGACCGGCGGCTACCGCAACCTCGACGTCACCGTCGACCGCCGCTCCCCCTCGCGCCCGTACGGCGACGCCGTGAGCCGCCGCTACTACCGGTTCCAGATCCAGGGCCCGGCGGCGTGGCAGGTCATCGAGAAGCTCAACGGCGGACCGCTCGAGCAGCTGAGGTTCTTCGCCATGTCCGAGATGCAGGTCGGCGGGGCGAGCGTCCGCACCCTCCGTCACGGCATGGCCGGTGCGCCCGGGCTCGAGATCTGGGGACCCTACGAGGACCACCACCGCGTGCGCGACCTCATCGTCGAAGCGGGCGCGGAGTTCGGCCTGGTGCCGGTCGGATCGCGCGCATATCCGTCGAACACGCTCGAATCGGGCTGGATCCCGTCGCCGCTGCCCGCGATCTACTCGGGCGAGGCGGAGCGCGGCTACCGCGAATGGCTCGGCATCGACAGCTACGAGGCCACCGGCACGCTCGCCGGGTCGTTCGTGTCGCAGAACATCGAGGACTACTACCTCACGCCGTGGGAGCTCGGATACGGCTCGTTCGTCAAGTTCGACCACGACTTCATCGGCCGCGACGCGCTCGAGAAGATCGACCCGGCCACGCAGCGCCGCAAGGTCACGCTCGCATGGAACCCCGAGGACGTCACGAAGATCTTCGCGTCGCTGTTCGACACCGAGAACGACAGCTACAAGTTCTTCGACCTGCCGCTGGCGAACTACGGTTCGGCGAACTACGACGCGGTGACGGATGCCGGAGGCACCGTCGTGGGCTTCTCGATGTTCACCGGGTACAGCGCCAACGAGAAGCGCGCCCTGTCACTGGCCACCGTGGCCCCCGACGTGCCCGAGGGCGCGGAGGTGACCGTGGTGTGGGGCGAGCCCGACGGCGGCACCTCGAAGGCGTCGGTCGAGCCGCACCGCCAGCTCGAGGTACGCGCCGTCGTCTCGCCGGTGCCGTACTCGACGGTCGCCCGCCAGACCTACCACGGCGGGTGGCGCACCGGGTACCAGCAGTCCGCCTGA
- a CDS encoding MFS transporter: MTSWGVFQPFANGRFSLYFSGQVVSNTGTWFQNLALSLVVLEATGSARALSGVTIAQFLPLLLLSVPAGRVADRVRPRTILLITSLLSAAVVGGLAVATLTPDAPVTVFYALVAALGTVHTFERVAAQAIVFELVGPGELGRAVSLSTIALASARSVGPGLAGVAFQSLGPTACMLVNAASFLLVFLSIVLIRPSRLHAREVRRRDEGADRYRVGRDPALVTLLIVNAVVALLALNLMLVLTSTVTLTFDGDATAVGVVHTLNAVGAIAGGIIAAGRASVSVRSLVVACTGLGLALLANAVAPGLPVFLALGPALGLGVGYYQGVLNAAAQVSVPPEHIGRMMSLVTLGNYGMVPFGAFVMGWVVDEAGGQAALAIGGTAALACAVFVRLRSGRRPTA, encoded by the coding sequence GTGACCTCGTGGGGCGTGTTCCAGCCGTTCGCGAACGGCCGGTTCTCGCTCTACTTCAGCGGTCAGGTCGTCTCCAACACGGGCACGTGGTTCCAGAACCTCGCCCTGTCGCTCGTGGTCCTCGAGGCGACCGGCAGCGCCCGCGCGCTGAGCGGCGTCACGATCGCCCAGTTCCTGCCGCTGCTGCTGCTCAGCGTGCCGGCAGGACGCGTCGCCGACCGGGTGCGCCCGCGCACGATCCTGCTGATCACGTCGCTGCTGTCGGCTGCCGTCGTCGGCGGACTCGCGGTGGCGACGCTCACCCCCGACGCGCCGGTGACGGTGTTCTACGCGCTGGTCGCAGCGCTCGGCACCGTCCACACGTTCGAGCGCGTCGCCGCGCAGGCGATCGTGTTCGAGCTCGTCGGCCCGGGCGAGCTGGGGCGGGCCGTCTCGCTCAGCACCATCGCGCTGGCCTCGGCGCGATCGGTCGGTCCGGGGCTCGCGGGCGTCGCGTTCCAGAGCCTCGGCCCGACGGCGTGCATGCTCGTCAACGCGGCGTCGTTCCTGCTGGTGTTCCTCTCGATCGTGCTCATCCGTCCGTCGCGACTGCACGCGCGCGAGGTGCGCCGGCGGGACGAGGGCGCAGACAGGTACCGGGTCGGGCGGGACCCGGCACTGGTCACCCTCCTCATCGTGAACGCCGTCGTCGCCCTGCTCGCGCTGAACCTCATGCTCGTGCTCACCTCCACCGTGACGCTCACCTTCGACGGCGACGCGACCGCGGTGGGCGTCGTCCACACGCTCAACGCAGTCGGTGCGATCGCCGGCGGCATCATCGCCGCTGGGCGCGCGAGCGTCTCGGTGCGCTCGCTCGTCGTCGCCTGCACCGGACTCGGCCTGGCGCTCCTCGCGAACGCGGTCGCGCCGGGCCTGCCGGTCTTCCTCGCGCTCGGGCCGGCTCTCGGGCTCGGAGTCGGCTACTACCAGGGCGTGCTCAACGCGGCCGCGCAGGTCAGCGTCCCCCCAGAGCACATCGGGCGCATGATGTCGCTCGTGACGCTCGGCAACTACGGCATGGTGCCGTTCGGAGCCTTCGTGATGGGGTGGGTCGTCGACGAGGCGGGCGGACAGGCCGCCCTCGCGATCGGGGGAACCGCGGCGCTCGCGTGCGCGGTGTTCGTGCGCCTCCGGTCGGGCCGGCGCCCCACCGCGTGA
- a CDS encoding PadR family transcriptional regulator, which produces MSLRYALLAILRVGPLSGYDLQKQFHQSVGHVWHAPDSQIYPELRKMEQLGLIEGEEQPRGERGTRRLYHVTDAGDRAFLEWMTSALEYQRVRDPAHLRAAYLETTTPEAARAFLERHIAQWEGELAQWEGELERIDAVANPMLVRRLAVTADADRERTIAYKRFAYEGLVERAQGEIAWARRGLELVERLRA; this is translated from the coding sequence ATGAGTCTGCGATACGCGCTGCTGGCGATCCTGCGCGTCGGCCCGCTCTCGGGCTACGACCTGCAGAAGCAGTTCCACCAGTCCGTCGGGCACGTGTGGCATGCGCCGGACTCGCAGATCTACCCCGAGCTGCGCAAGATGGAGCAGCTCGGCCTCATCGAGGGCGAGGAGCAGCCGCGCGGCGAGCGCGGCACCCGCCGGCTCTATCACGTGACGGATGCCGGTGACCGCGCGTTCCTGGAATGGATGACGTCTGCGCTGGAGTATCAGCGCGTGCGCGACCCCGCACACCTGCGCGCGGCCTACCTCGAGACGACCACGCCGGAGGCCGCCCGCGCGTTCCTGGAGCGTCACATCGCGCAGTGGGAGGGCGAGCTCGCGCAGTGGGAGGGCGAGCTCGAGCGCATCGACGCGGTCGCGAACCCCATGCTGGTGCGGCGTCTGGCGGTGACCGCGGATGCCGACCGCGAGCGGACGATCGCCTACAAGCGCTTCGCGTACGAAGGCCTGGTCGAGCGGGCCCAGGGCGAGATCGCGTGGGCCCGCCGCGGGCTGGAGCTCGTCGAGCGCCTCCGCGCCTAG
- a CDS encoding 2-hydroxyacyl-CoA dehydratase family protein: MTRPRRPVVGIVGNDVPRQLVLASGATPHRVTGSWTGDVDPVARDLLGAADAVAGRILSQVRAGRLDCDALVVCADSQANVRLFYVLRSIAPELPLHLVDLPRAPSTAARRFARFQFAGLVAFLTGLTGQALDAAALARSADAERALGSALERLRARRRAEPPQCSGALALEALLDAARLDPADAVVRVDGARSDVPQTAVRVHLTGSSHPDAGLYRALEEQGCVIVSEDHDTGDGAWLGVAVDAATVEEAIDGLVDRHFDRVGGSATASSAARALLTRDTALLGAARGVGGVIRELDEAPAWDVPDQAELLGEIGVALHVQTRVHPGDELRAVRELARDLTGAAAA; this comes from the coding sequence GTGACACGGCCCCGGCGACCGGTGGTCGGGATCGTCGGGAACGACGTCCCGCGTCAGCTCGTGCTCGCGAGCGGAGCGACCCCGCATCGAGTCACCGGGTCGTGGACCGGTGACGTCGACCCGGTGGCCCGCGACCTCCTCGGAGCGGCGGACGCCGTCGCCGGACGCATCCTGAGCCAGGTGCGCGCGGGCCGCCTGGACTGCGACGCGCTCGTCGTGTGCGCCGACAGCCAGGCGAACGTGCGGCTGTTCTACGTCCTGCGATCGATCGCCCCCGAGCTGCCGCTGCACCTGGTGGACCTGCCGCGCGCGCCTTCGACGGCAGCTCGGCGGTTCGCGCGCTTCCAGTTCGCGGGGCTCGTCGCCTTCCTCACGGGACTCACTGGGCAGGCGCTCGACGCCGCGGCGCTCGCGAGGTCCGCCGACGCCGAGCGTGCGCTCGGGTCTGCGCTCGAGCGCCTGCGGGCGCGTCGGCGTGCCGAACCGCCGCAGTGCTCGGGAGCCCTCGCCCTCGAAGCCCTGCTCGACGCCGCCCGCCTCGATCCTGCGGACGCCGTCGTGCGCGTCGACGGTGCGCGCTCCGACGTGCCGCAGACGGCGGTGCGGGTTCATCTGACCGGATCCAGTCACCCGGATGCCGGCCTCTACCGTGCCCTCGAAGAGCAGGGCTGCGTCATCGTCAGCGAGGATCACGACACCGGCGACGGCGCGTGGCTCGGGGTGGCGGTCGACGCGGCGACGGTCGAGGAGGCCATCGACGGCCTCGTCGACCGGCACTTTGACCGCGTCGGGGGGTCGGCCACGGCATCCAGCGCTGCGCGGGCGCTCCTCACGCGCGACACCGCCCTGCTCGGCGCCGCGCGCGGCGTCGGCGGTGTCATCCGTGAACTCGACGAGGCGCCGGCGTGGGACGTCCCCGATCAGGCCGAGCTCCTCGGCGAGATCGGGGTGGCGCTGCACGTGCAGACCCGCGTGCACCCGGGCGACGAGCTGCGCGCCGTGCGGGAGCTGGCTCGCGACCTGACGGGAGCGGCAGCCGCATGA